The proteins below come from a single Corylus avellana chromosome ca3, CavTom2PMs-1.0 genomic window:
- the LOC132174855 gene encoding inositol-tetrakisphosphate 1-kinase 1-like, with the protein MAAERRRFSIGYALAPKKQSSFIRDSLLNLASSRGVDLVKIDPTRALAEQGPFDCVLHKLYGEEWKRELEQFRRENPNAAIIDSPDAIERLHNRISMLQVVSELRTESTSETFGIPKQIVIYDKETLFDRQAWESLKFPVIAKPLVADGSAKSHKMTLVYNHDGLNKLKPPIVLQEFVNHGGVIFKVYVVGEYVRCVKRKSLPDVSEERLGVSEGVLSFSQVSNIATNEKVDDKYYKMMHLDDTEMPPQSFLADIAGGLRRALKLNLFNFDVIRDARSGNRYLIIDINYFPGYAKMPCYEAALTDFFLDVVTKREKEEVKLNNCEKDMIKIVSNSTCCSDGDEIGREEKESSR; encoded by the coding sequence ATGGCTGCTGAGCGGCGCAGATTCAGCATAGGCTACGCGTTGGCGCCGAAGAAGCAGAGCAGCTTCATTCGCGACTCGCTCCTAAATCTCGCTAGTTCTCGCGGCGTGGATCTCGTGAAGATTGACCCGACCCGGGCGCTGGCGGAGCAGGGCCCGTTCGACTGCGTACTCCACAAGCTGTACGGCGAGGAGTGGAAGCGGGAGTTGGAGCAGTTTCGCCGTGAAAACCCTAATGCGGCGATAATCGACTCGCCGGACGCGATCGAGCGCCTCCACAACCGAATCTCGATGCTACAGGTCGTTTCGGAGCTGAGGACGGAGTCGACAAGCGAGACGTTCGGGATCCCGAAGCAAATAGTCATCTATGACAAGGAGACGCTCTTCGATCGGCAGGCCTGGGAGAGCCTCAAGTTCCCGGTGATCGCGAAGCCTCTGGTCGCCGACGGCAGCGCCAAGTCGCACAAGATGACCCTGGTGTACAACCACGACGGGCTCAACAAGCTCAAGCCCCCGATCGTGCTCCAGGAGTTCGTCAACCACGGCGGGGTAATCTTCAAGGTATACGTCGTCGGCGAGTACGTCCGGTGTGTGAAACGCAAGTCTTTGCCGGACGTGTCCGAAGAGAGACTGGGGGTCTCCGAAGGGGTACTGTCGTTTTCGCAGGTCTCGAATATCGCCACGAACGAAAAGGTCGACGACAAGTACTACAAGATGATGCATTTGGACGACACCGAGATGCCGCCGCAGAGTTTTCTAGCTGATATTGCCGGCGGCTTGCGGCGGGCGTTGAAGCTGAACTTGTTCAACTTCGATGTGATTCGGGACGCGAGGTCTGGAAACCGGTACCTTATAATTGACATCAATTACTTTCCTGGGTATGCGAAAATGCCGTGTTACGAGGCCGCTTTGACGGATTTCTTCTTGGATGTGGTGACTAAGAGAGAAAAGGAGGAGGTGAAGTTGAATAATTGTGAGAAGGATATGATAAAGATTGTGAGCAATAGTACTTGTTGCAGTGATGGGGATGAGATTGGTAGGGAAGAGAAGGAGAGTTCGAGATAG